The following nucleotide sequence is from Nomascus leucogenys isolate Asia chromosome 13, Asia_NLE_v1, whole genome shotgun sequence.
CCAGGTGCCAGTGGCCAATCTTGAAAGAATAAAGGATGGATAGTGAAAGGCCCTGTGGATTCCCActtagagtgtttcagaagtgtgGATGCATTAAATGGGAACCTCTATGCCTTCATCTCCTAGGATCTATTGAGTCCTGGAAACAGATGAGAAATCCCTGTCATGGATGAGTAACTGGATCCAAGCCTTTCTGCAGGACTGAACTTCCTCACTGCCCATCGCCTTCCTGGCTTGTCTCCTCCTTCAATCTCCTTCCCTCACAGGTGTCCTGGATTTGGGCGTCTCACAGACACACGGCACCTAATCATTGGCAGAGTGATTTGAAATATAACATAAAACACTGGCATTAAAAGGtgatggaggctgggtgcagtggctcatgactgtaatgctagcactttgggaggtcaaggtgggcagatgatgaggtcaggagatcgagaccagcctggctaacatgtgaaactccatctctactaaaaacacaaaatcaaaattaaccaggcatggtggcaggcgcctatagtcccagctactcagcagactgaggccagagaatggcgtgaaccagggaggtggagtgagctgagatcccaccagtgtactccagcctgggcgagagagcaagactctttctaagaaaaataaaaaacaaaggtcatggagaagaaaacaaatggctTCTCCATTCTTTGGGTGGCTTTGAGGCCATGGTGCCTGCTACACTGAACTATATCATTAGTGTCCATTTCCATGAACTGGTGGGCAATGCCAGAGACACAGAGTTCATGGTCACCAGCTTCCTCCAGCCCACACCTGATTTTGGTGCAGGGCACTGAGCAGAGACCTTTGCTTATTCCCCTCCTTTGCCAGGTAGGAAAGGCTGGATGTGAGACACAGGCTCCATTTACAGAGCAGGGCTGTGTGTGAGTCCCTGAAGAATTGTGAGAGCCATTCTGGgtggaaataattaaatataaaatcaccAAGGATGGCCCACAGATAGACCGAAGCCCCAATTTTGCCAGAATGATTTGCATCTATGCTTTAAAGACAAATGCAGTTTTACctctttagaaaataaagaccaaaaacaGACTAgctatttaaaataactgaaccTTAAACAGACCAAAGTCAGAACATCTTCCCTAGGGACAGCATTTTCTTCCACCCACTCGCTAAAGCTGTATTTGAGAAAGCTGTGTGCTGTTGATAAATGTGGAATATTGTTACAATCGACACCGTAATAACACTGCTACTTGGATCAGAAACAAAGAGCATTTCTAAAGCTTGAACAATGTAAAACTGGAAAGGAGCTCTCACTGAGTTTGGAAATGCAGGCACTAGAGGGTgctcatttctcttccttttccaatCAGGGGGCTATTCAAAGCCTGTTCTAGAACAAGGGGTGAGATCCTCCACTTCCCCGTAGTGATCAGGCTTTCAGAGGTAGAAGCCTTATTAGTTCATAATCAGCACAAACTGACCTCACCTTCAAATGTATGGACCTCGATGCTCACCCTCCTCAGCAGTCAGAGACTGGCTGTGTTCACCAGGAGCTCATGTGCTTTCATGGAGCACACTTTCTCCTcggtttattaaaaaaaaaaagtgggccatTATAGGGGGTTCCATAAACAGAAGCTTTCTGTACTTTGCCCATGTAGACACTACGAATTCTGATGCCTGATGAAAGGTGTAAACGTAAAGCTTGCATGTGGTTAAGAActtttaataaacaaattaaataatatataaagaaaatgtgaataatgcTCTCGAATCCAATCCCACCTTCCACTCGTAACCAATATTAACGCTCTGGTGTGCTTCTTTTCACCTCTCTTTTCTGTGTTCCTGCATACCTTTCTACTCAAGTACACCTACAGAAAATGGGTTCGCCTGTACACTTTACCTGCCACATGCATACTCTTTTCTGTTAATATACCCTGGTCTTTCTTGTTCCAGATTGGTTGATATAGATCTAACTTGCTCTTATCAGCTGCTTCATATTGCATATGAGGGTAGACAGGTATATTCATGCTCTATTTTCTGATTCCTAAATTCTGCCAGatcttttccaaagtgactgaaTGGCCTCTTTGTGCTTCCGCGTTCCTCTCACCCCAGCACCCAGTTGATGATTCCAGGTTTTCCATCACTCATAGTCCTGGCAGGTCTGAGGGCTCCATTGGTTTCTCCTGCATGAGGAGTCAGGGAGGGATAAAAGGATAGACCTTTATCAAACCTACCAGAGACTACACAGTATCTCAGTTCATCCTCATAAAGCATTGAGGGGAATGTTAGTCGTGTTTTATAGATGAGTCTAGACGAGGCTAGAATCCAGGAAAGTTAATGAATGACCTTGCCCATGGTCTCAGAGCTAATAAATGGTGGAGCCAGATGAAGGGCAGTCGGCCTGCTTCCATGTGAAATTGATAGAGGGGTCACTGGAGTTTGACAGAGGGGAAGTCTAGAACCACCTGGGGCTGTCTTCAGATCGGACACCGGGGTTAAGAGAGTCTGTGTACCCTACAGCACTGCAGGTACAAGCATCATGGTGTTGGCAGTGGGGAGGTACTAGAGTGTGTAAGTGGTTAGTGGCCTACAACCAGAAGACCTGAGTTTTGAGAAAATTATTCCCATCACAAGATGTAGCAGAGACACTGATATGGATATACTAGGAAAGGGAGCTCTGTGAGGAGCTCTGTGAGGAGCTGTGGCCTAATCATGCATCAGGCCACGTTTGTGTCCATAGGTCATGGGCAGTGCTAGGTGGCCACCATCATCCACACAGAGAGGGCAGTCAGCAGCATGAGGTGGTTCTGCCTGCTGTGGTCTCACCCCAGGCACGAAAAGCAAGAGCCCTGGGAGGAGCTGAAGGTGCTCAGCTGGGCTTGTCAGGAGTCCCATCTGTCAGTGGATTGACAAGAAACAGAGCAAAGTGATTCCTCCAATGTTGATGAGCCTGCCCGTGGGATTTGGAAACTTGCTAACAGAGAAAACCAATATAGACAAAGGATTTTAAACAGGATTATGGTCAATTAAGCAAATTAGAAAACGATACTTGAAGGAGTATTTGGGATACAGGAGTCAAAAACACCAGGAAGACATGAGGAATTTTCCTAAGACTCTAGACTACAGCACTATGCAGATAACGAACACCAGActattaattagaaaaaataaaatttacagtgaATTACAAACTGTTTACCAAAGGTTATGAAAATCTTGTAGCCTTGCTTCAATTCAGACAAATGTGTtcttctcattctcattctctctggtGAATTTATTTTGGATTGAACCATCTGGGGAAGGGGCGTGGCCTCTCCTGACAGGAAGGCTCTGGGGCCCAGGCAGGGAGAATGAGGGCTCAGAATGACTCCCTTGAGAGTCCAGTTCCCCTTTCATCAATGCACAGACCCAGAAGACCCCTCCATCCTGGAGCACCTGCCATGAGCATCAGCCTCCTGTGCTGTGCGGCCTTTTCTCTCCTGTGGGCAGGTGGGTCCTGGGCAGGGCCCCTTGCATAGATTTCAAGGCCCAGCACCTTCCCATTGGGGCTGCAGCATCAGCTATTTCCTTCTCTGCAGGTCCAGTGAATGCTGGTGTCACTCAGACCCCAAAATTCCACATCCTGAAGACAGGACAGAGCATGACACTGCAGTGTGCCCAGGATATGAACCATGACTACATGTCCTGGTATCGACAAGACCCAGGCATGGGGCTGAGACTGATTTATTACTCAGTTGCTGCTGGTACCACTGACAAAGGAGAAGTCCCCGATGGCTACAGTGTCTCCAGATCAAACACAGAGGATTTCCCGCTCAGGCTGGAGTCGGCTGCTCCCTCCCAGACATCTGTGTATTTCTGTGCCAGCAGTTACTCCACAGCGCTGCAAGGCTGTCTCCTCCCTGCACATAAAGGCAGGGGAGGCtctgccctcctcccccacccaagACTCAAGGATGCCCTGGGCAGAGTATTCTGCAACGGGAACCTTGGAACCCCAAGTGGCCCCCAGTGGCCCAGACAGTATGAGccttgctctgtgccaggtgtCTCTGCATTCAGTCTCAGCCAGGCCTGGACTGGTCCCAGGTCCTCAGATGTCTCCTTTGTTCCTCTCTCCTACAAACCCTCCTTTTGGGGTTGGGCCAGGGCTTCCCCAGCTCCTACTTTTCTACTCATCATCCTGAGTCCGAGGCCCCCAGGATGAAACAGGATTTGTATTTCAGATCCGTCTAGACTCCCGTCTCTCCCTGGTGACCATGTTGCTTCCTCTCTAGggtttcccccaacccccaccctccTGTGGCCCACCTTTCCCATCTCTGCAGTCATCCTCCACCCCCTACTTCCCTGCCCCTCTCTACTGCAGCCATGAGGGGAGCACCTCTCTGTGACTCCTTCCTTCCCATCACAGAGACTTCAAAGGCCATTTTTTTTTGCCCTGGACTGGAGCCTTCCTTTCTCTAGTGGCCAGCTCCTACCTGTGCTTCAGATCTCAGTATGATCAGCCCCTCCTGTGGGAagcactccctcccctcccaggtgAGATCAACTTTCCTCTCATAAGCTCTCAATGAATCATATGTCTGTTAGTAACCTTTAGCACAGTTGGGCTTTCTCAGATGCTTGTCTGATTATTTTTGTGctccccccattttttttttttaagacagagtctcactctgtcgccaggctggagtgcagtggcatgatctctgctcactgcaacctctgatactctgattcaagtgattctcctgcctcagcctcccgagtagctgggattacaggcatgtgccaccacacccagctaattcttgtttgtatttttagtagagatggggtttcaccatgttggccagaatggtctcgatctcctggcctgatgatctgcccgtcttggcctcccaaagtgcagggatacagcgttagccaccacacctggcctctccaCCCAAACTTTAAGGCCATGAGAGCTAAGACTGTGCCTGCTGCATTTACCAGTATTGGTGCCTGGCATGTGGGgagacccatttcacagataatggatgagtgaatgacaGGCTGAGTGAGTGATGAGTGGGTGGACAAACCAATAGCAGGAACACGCTACATCTACTGTAACCTCGCAGAAATCTAGAATTAAGTACAAGAAAGCCCACCCCTTTGATTGCTGGGCTCAGGTTGGTCCTGGAAATTGATGGGGAATCACTATCATGGCATCCACACCTGGTTCAAGGCTTCCTCTTGTGGCTGCATCACCTGACCTTCTCCAGGTCTCTGTGCTCTCCTTCATTGCCTTTGCCCACAACAAATCTAGACAGATCAGAGATCCACTTCTAGAATTCCATCCATAAAGGTTGTTCCTTGAAACCACTTCTGGTAAGAAAATCTCCATCAGGTTTGCATCAATAAAACAGGGCCACTACAGGTTTGTGAGTGTAATGGATTTATCATCAGAATTACACCGTATGCATATGTGGGAGCTGAGGAAGAGAAGGTCTGGAGGAGAGAAGTCAGAGGGTGAGGGAGCCAGTCAGTAGCAGGGCTCCTGGAGCTCTGGGCAGGACAGGCTGGAGTGGCAGGGACATGGGAGGATCAGAGCATGCCAGGCCATGCAGTGGGACCTTGAGCCAGGAGCACAGGAAAAGGCCAAGGAAATCTGTTTCTggggaagctgttccttctgTGTGGGACCCACCCCTGCAGGTTTACTGTCAAACACTGGGGACAGGCTGGCTGCTGTTGGCCAGCGTTTGGCAAGATGAACTGGACAAAGGGTGCAGAAGGAACAGGACTTCCTAGGTCTGTTGGATGCCTCTGTATCTGCTGGTCACTGACTCTCACTGTCTGACCACAATGATCTGCCCATTGTTATAGTGACTGTTTTATGTCTGTCTTCTAAATTTTACCAAATGTATCCTTGACCATCTCTAACCCAGAATGATAAATGGCATTCTGGGAAAGTCAGACTCTTACATTTGCAAAGTTGACTTAACACAATCCAGCACAGTATGGATTCTCCCAGATTAAGGCATCAGATCACACAACTGTCTCAACCTGCCATGGTCCATGGACTCCTCTCTGGGGGACACCTGTGCTGCCCACGTGAATGTGGACACAATTTGTATGTAGATGTTCCAGATACTGGCTACTAACTTTACTTTTAATCCTGTGCCTGAAATCTCACTCCACCCAGAGGCAGGGCTCTGCCTCCTGCTTCTATCTCCTTCCTGAGCTTCCATCCTGATGGAGTTGCATGGACATCAGAACCCTGGTCAGAGTGCAGAGACCTGTGGAGACAGTGGGAGGGAAGCTCACATTTTGCTGCCTTCCTGAACCAAGTTCTTTTATAACCAAAGCAAGTGCTCTGGTCTCCCTTTGGACTCTGCAGTATGAGAAATGTGCTTCATGAATTTGTAGCTGATCAGCTCAATGATTTGATGGCAAACCTAAAGTGAAATCCTCAGATCTGCAGAAATTGCCCTGCATTTCTGTGAAGATGGCAAGAATACTGTGTGGTAGAGACGCCTTCTCTCCATGTAGAGACCCGGCCCCCAAACAGGACAGAGCAGAGAGGGCCAAAGAGCCCAAAACACGTCTCAGATTGTTGAAAGGCAATTTCCCAGGACAATCCTGCTGACAACATTTCATCCCTTGTATTACACGACTGACCACCCTTTCCCCCAGATCAGCTGAGAACCCAGCATATCACACATCCCAGCATCTTCTAACGAGGAAAACTACTTCACATTCCAGCCTCCTTCCTGCACAACATTGACTAACCCTGGAAACTTAGCCTTTCCAGAAAAAAGCTCTGTCTTCCCCTGGCCCAGTCTAGCCTGGTAGGTTTAGTTCATGATTTATGTGACCAAAGGAGAACATATGATTTCAGAGTAGTAaagaatgttcattttatttgtgtAAGTTGGACCTAAACAGTAAACTGAGTACTTTTCTTCCATCAGTGTCTTAAATTAGACAACGGTAAAACAAATCTTTGATGCTAGAACTTTAGGTCCTACTGTTTTTCATATGGAAGTTCCCAGTTACCTAGTCTACGGCATGGAATAGATGAGCGTTAATAAGTCACTCTATGCCTGAGATGGTTTTCTATGGGTCTCTTTTCTGAATTACAGTTAACAAGGGTGGGAAATGATCCCGGAAGAAAGGCATGAGGGCAGTTTGGGAGGGAACCTATGTGATGGGAGAGTCTCATTGGCACGTGTGACTGGGGGAAtggaggaggctggggcatgagtgGGATGGCACAGGGGACCCTAACTTGCAGGAAACACAATGAGCTCACCCCTTTGTGCCCTATGTTAGGGGCGCTGTTGGTGCATCCTACAGGACATGCCCAGCAGGCAGGGGAGCGGCTGTGGGATGAGAGGATGAACTCAGAGATGCAGTGTGAGGCCTCCAGGTACAGACAGCTCTGGAGCACAAACCAGTGAGCCATGAATTGATGTTGTTAAAAAGGaggttataaatatttaaagtgtcaCCCAAGTGTGTTCTAATATAAATTCTGTGACTCTGAGGTCCTGGGGATTGAGAGAGGAAGTGATGTCACTGTGGGAACTGCCCTGTGGAGACAAGGACGTCCCTCATCCCCTGCTCCTGCTCACAGCGACACTGATCTGGTAAAGCCCCCATCCTGGCCTGACCCTGTCATGGGCACCAGGCTCCTCTGCTGGGTGGTCCTGGGTTTCCTAGGGACAGGTGAGTTCTcagaacacaaagtagtttcatttttttctgtatgtaggcgtgtgtgtgtgtgtgtgtgatgactACAGATGTTTTCCTTATTCTGTTGCCAAATTCTATTTCCACAGATCACACAGGTGCTGGAGTCTCCCAGTCCCCAAGGTACAAAGTCACAAAGAGGGGACAGGATGTAGCTCTCAGGTGTGATCCAATTTCAGGTCATGCAACCCTTTATTGGTATCAAcaggccctggggcagggccCAGAGTTTCTGACTTACTTCAATTATGAAGCTCAACAAGACAAATCAGGGCTGCCCAATGATCGGTTCTCTGCAAAGAGGCCTGAGGCATCCATCTCCACTCTGACGATCCAGCGCACAGAGCAGCGGGACTCGGCCGTGTATATCTGTGCCAGCGGCTTAGCCACAGCGTGGCACAGTCGCCTCCTTCCTGTTCACAAACctcatccttctctctctttGCAGCTCCCAGAGATCCTTAACAGAGGCCTCTCTTTGATCCTCACTTTTCATGGGAAAGAAGTAGATTTGGACAAATGTAGCTGGTGAAaacaatcatggcccactgcactCTAGGAGTCCTTGGAGCCAGCTCACTGCTCCAAGCAAGGAGAGGGTGTCTTAGCCTTGGCCTTCATGGCAGACATGCATCTTCTGTAGGTCTTGGAGGCTGCTGTGCTGCCCACATCCATGAGGTTGTCATGGGCAGGAAACACGCCTCTTCATATGTTCAGGCATCTGGAAGGTCTGAGGCTACATCCCCGGGAACATCTTTCTTCTGAAGCCTCTTCTATCCCTGTCACCTTAGTTTTCTGCCACAAAATATCAaacctctcttcctgtttgaagtAAAGTTCTTTGCAAATTTGTGGTCCTTACTTGATAAATAAATCATGATAACAATAACACTTCTTCTGCCTACTTTAAACCAcgtgtatcttttattttacttccaTTTGCCATTGCTGCTGTCCTGATAGGCAGAAGCGTGCATTCACCACAGCTGCCACTTCACCTTGATTCACTCAGGAAATCTGATTTTTAGACTCT
It contains:
- the LOC101177905 gene encoding uncharacterized protein LOC101177905; its protein translation is MHRPRRPLHPGAPAMSISLLCCAAFSLLWAGPVNAGVTQTPKFHILKTGQSMTLQCAQDMNHDYMSWYRQDPGMGLRLIYYSVAAGTTDKGEVPDGYSVSRSNTEDFPLRLESAAPSQTSVYFCASSYSTALQGCLLPAHKGRGGSALLPHPRLKDALGRVFCNGNLGTPSGPQWPRQYEPCSVPGVSAFSLSQAWTGPRSSDVSFVPLSYKPSFWGWARASPAPTFLLIILSPRPPG